From Ananas comosus cultivar F153 linkage group 8, ASM154086v1, whole genome shotgun sequence, one genomic window encodes:
- the LOC109714128 gene encoding uncharacterized protein LOC109714128 yields the protein MDSGAVAPGSVELEAEKERTLATLMTFKKFDLPIFDGEDVDPWIVEMWIDSMETLFEKLYTLERDKVPLAVHCLKQSAKAWWKGIRRDRSPSLPPMAWDEFRGLMFSTYFPDNERRKLRDKFRKLRQGDCSVREYERKFSRIVNCVPDVERDDRDKADWFLRGLRPEIYRRVQIFQLTTFAEVLDRALWAEHGEAFVREERESRWHERGEARPLSSGSGDQSSSRHRSRSSSTRSSSGCVICGGSHQARRCALRDGRCIRCGQPGHVRDECPQSESQALMLATAHSSLGQPPGRKPRDTSESLAMVLGRRMGLVVNVKWWSDSQGNEYQIARVAP from the exons ATGGATTCGGGGGCGGTGGCCCCTGGTTCTGTGGAATTGGAGGCGGAGAAAGAACGGACTTTGGCGACCCTAATGACCTTCAAGAAATTCGATCTGCCTATCTTCGATGGAGAGGATGTcgatccgtggatcgtggagatgtggattgactccatggaGACGCTATTTGAGAAGCTATacaccttggagcgggacaaggtgcccctagcTGTGCATTGCTTGAAGCAATCAGCAAAGgcgtggtggaaaggcattcgacggGATCGATCACCTAGTCTTCCTCCTATGGCGTGGGATGAATTTCGGGGATTAATGTTTTCTACGTACTTCCCCGACAATGAAAGGAGAAAGCTTCGGGACaagttcaggaagctgcggcaaggagactgCTCTGTGAGGGAATACGAACGAAAATTTTCCCGCatcgtgaattgtgtcccggatgtggaACGGGATGACAGGGATAAggccgattggttcctgcgTGGACTCCGACCGGAGATTTATAGGAGGGTGCAAATCTTCCAGCTCACAACCTTTGCCGAGGTGTTGGATCGGGCTTTATGGGCGGAGCATGGCGAGGCTTTCGTGCGTGAGGAGCGCGAATCTCGTTGGCATGAGCGAGGAGAGGCGAGGCCATTATCGAGTGGTTCGGGTGATCAGTCAAGTTCCAGACACCGCTCGAGGTCATCCTCTACCCGATCCTCCTCtggatgtgtgatttgtggtggttcccACCAGGCGCGGCGATGTGCGCTGCGTGATGGACGGTGTATCCGTTGTGGACAGCCCGGCCATGTGCGGGACGAGTGCCCGCAAAGTGAGAGCCAGGCCTTGATGCTGGCGACGGCCCattcctctctgggacagcctccag GTAGAAAGCCAAGAGACACTAGCGAATCGCTAGCGATGGTTCTTGGACGAAGAATGGGACTTGTGGTGAACGTGAAATGGTGGagcgactctcaaggcaatgagtatcaaattgcgagagttgcgcCGTGA